The following DNA comes from Mesorhizobium sp. B2-1-8.
GCGCCCTTGGTCACCTCCCTGGCGATCGCCCTGTCTGGCGTGGCGCGCGTCCTGATCGCGGTCTCGACGGCGACGCCATAGCGGTCGGCGAGATCGGCGACATCCTTGAGCACGGCCTCCTCGCGGCGGTGCGAAACCGTGCTTGGCCGGCTGCCCTTGCGGGCCTGCGAGACATAGAGGGCTTTCACGCGAGCCCGGTGCGGCCGCGCCAAGGCGAGCGCGAAATCGGCCGCGCGCCGCGCCACCTCGGTGCCATTGACGGGAACCAGGATGGTCGCGCCGGCGCGCAGCAACGGCATCTTGCCGCTGGATTTGGCGCCATTCAGCACCAGGCAGAGCGGGCCGTCGAAACCGCTGGTGATATCCTTCAGCGTACCGCTGAAGGTGCCTTTGTCGGTCATCGCGTTGTCCAGCCCGACCAGCAGCAGGCCGTAGCCCTTGCGGGCTTCGGCGGCGATCGTTTCGGTGGTGGCTTCAAGCTCGGTGCGGGCTGTCAGGTGGACCTTGTCGACCGGCGTATCTTCGGCCTTGCGGACGGCCCTGGCGCTTCTGGCGGCCCCCTTCTTGACCTGCCGCGAAGCCTGCTCGGGACCTTTGTCGCGGACAGGGCCGGGCAGTTCCCCGCCCTCGAGGTGGAGCAGCGTGGTCGGCATGCCGCTGCCGCCGCCGACGAGACCGGCGAGATAGGCGGTGAACTTGCCGACCGGGCTGTCGTCGACGAGCAGCAGCAACCGCTCCAGCTTGGAGACGAAGCCGCGCTCGTCCAGCAGTTCGCGGTCGACGCGCTGCTTTTCCGCATTGCCGACCGGCAGCCGGCCGAGCGCCCAGCGCAGCATTGGCGGCATGGCCAGCGTGGTGATGACGGCCATGGTGACGATCATCGTGAACAGATTGTGGGACAGGATGTTCATCGACAGGCCGATCGAGGCGACGATGACCTCGGTCGAGCCGCGCGCGTTCATGGCGCTGCCGACGGCGGTGGCCTCCTTCAGCGACATGCCGGACAGCCGGCCGCCGAGGAAGGCGCCCGAGAATTTGCCGATGCTGGCGATCAGCACCAGCGCCAGCGTCAGCAGCGCCAGCGTGGGGTCGGCAAGCACGGTGAGGTCGGCGGACAGGCCGGCCATGCCGAAGAACACCGGCATGAACAGCGCCGTGATGACGCCGCGCAACTGGCCCTCTATGTGGTCGGACAGGATCGGCGATTCCCCGACCAGTATGCCGGCGACGAAGGCGCCGAGCACGGTGTGCACGCCGATCAGATTGGTGATCAGCGCCATCACCCCCATGATGATGAGGATGACCGATATGACGGCGTATTCGCTGCGGAAGCTGTCGTTGCTCCAGCGGATCAGCGTGAACACCAGGCGGCGGCCGATGGTGAAGGAGAACAGCATGAACAGCGCCACTTCGGCGACCGTCAGCACCAATGGCAGCACCTGCAGGCTGCCATTGGTGGCGATGCCGAAGGTGACGGCGATGACCAGCCAGCCGATCGTGTCCTCGATGATGGCGGAGGAAACGATGATCTGGCCGAGATTGCGGCGCATGAAGTTCATCTCGCGCACCACCATGGCGACGATCTTGACCGAGGAGATCGACAGCGCGGTGCCGAGGAACAGTCCGGCGACGATGCGCTCGGTCGGCTCGGGCAGAAGGGAATCCGGCAGCACCTGCGCCAGCGCGAAGCCGCAGGCAAAGGGCAGGACGACGCCGGTGATCGAGATCGAGAAGCAGGCGGCACCCACCCGCCGCACGAGGCGCAAATCCGTCTCCATGCCGGTCAGCAGCAAGAGGAGCAGAATGCCGAGCTGCGAGACGGCATCGATCATGCTTTTCTGCGCGGGATCGGTGGAAAAGATCAGATGCTGGGCGTCGGGCCAGAGCCAGCCGAACAGCGACGGCCCGAGCAGGATGCCGCCGATCAGCTGGCCCATGATCGCCGGCTGGCGATAGCGCTGGAAGATCTCGCCGAGGCCGCGCCCGACCAGAAGCAGGAGGACGATCTCGGCAACGAACAGCCCTTCGGCCGAGCCGCCCATGCCAGAGGCGTGACCGGCCGGCTGCGCGGCCAGCGCATCGCTTGCCGCCGACGCCAGGACGAGAATTGCCAGCGAAAAGGCGACCGCAGCGCCGTGCGACCTCGTTGCCGTTAGGTGGATCATGGGTCCCTTCAAGACGCCGCCGCGGACTGACCATCACAACGCGCGGCCGAGGTTTGCGTTGCAGCCATCCGTCGCGAGACATCGAACTCAGATATCTCGTTCAGATATCGGGCTCAGACGTGGACGTCGCCGAAGGAAAGTTCGCCGTCGTCGCCCGGCGTCAGGAAGGCGGCCGCCAGCAGGCCGGCATAGAGGAGGGCAATCGCGGCGACGATGGCCACGCCCGGAATGGGACCGAGCGCCGCGGCACCTACGGCCTCGCGCAATGTGCCGACAAAGCCGACCGGCGCGGCCTGATCGATCAGGCTCGGTGTCGACAGTTTGAGGATCCAGGCGAGCAGCAGGATCAGCATCATGTGCAGGTAGTTGCGGCGCAAACGGCGCGCCAGCGCCACGCGCTGCGAAACCAGGAACTTCGGCGTCCGCAGGCTCTCGCCAACGACCAGCAGCCAGTCGGAGGCGAAGTCGGGCTGCGGCGAGAAGATCTGCGCGAAATAATGGCGCTCGAATTGGCGCACGCGGGCGCGGTAGACATCGAAGAAGCGGTAGCGGCGCGCCTCAATCCACAGCAACAGCAGCACCAGCAGCATGGCGAACAGCAGCACGCCGTGATGGGCGCTGGCCGTCGACAGCGACACCGACAGCATCGCCGCGACAACGGTGATCGCCCAATTGCTGGTGCGGTCGAGGCGGTCGCGCCAGCCGGCCATGCGGGCGATCTCGGCGCGATGGAAATGGGACATCACGGTGACCAGCTCGCCTGACGAAAGCGGCCTGCCGACCGGCGTTGCCGGCGCATCGTTCATGGCTTCCTCCCAACCCGATGAAACGTTCCGGGAGCGATCTCGTTCCATGACGACCGCCGTGTCGTGACGCGGGCGACCAGCCGGCCGGTGTCGTGAGTTAGAGATTGGGTCTGGCGAAGATGTCTATCCAAATGCGGCGTGGAGCTTTGATTTTTAGTCCCGCTCCATTTCGAACAATGGCGCCGATCACATTGCATTACCAGGTCTTGACCCCGCCGCAACGAAGCCCAGATCGACCATGCCGGCTCAGACGGGGCCGTTCCGGAACGCGTGTCGGCGCTTCGTGTCGGCGCGTCGGGTGACCGTTCGGACCCGGGCATCATGTGCCGGAGGCGATGACGTCTCGCGAGACGCGCGACCGGCCGCGACCGGCAAGGGCGGTCCCAAAGGTGGAGCGGATCGGACCAAAGCAGAGCGAAAACAGCGAGCGCAAACGGGGTCGGCAGCGATGCCTGCGTCAGACGGCGCATTGTCCCCGGAGCATGGCAGCCAGGGTATGCAAGCGTGCCAGAAACAGGATCAAGAAAAGGAGAAAATGCAATGACCATTCGTGATCTCATGCCATGGAGCCGCGACACCAGCCAATCCGCGACCCGCTTTCGCGAAGGCGACCCGGACCCGTTCATGGGTCTGCATCGCGAAATGAGCCGCCTAGTCGACGACATGTTCCGGGGCTTCGATTCGCGGCTTCCTTCCATGGGCAGGTTCTCTTTGGCCGGCACCGGTTGGCCCAGCGTGGAAATCTCCGAAACGGACAAGGAGCTCCGCGTGACCGCCGAGATACCTGGCATGGAGGAGAAGGACGTCGAAGTGCTGCTCGATGACGGCGTCCTGACGTTGCGCGGCGAAAAACACGCCGAAACCGAGGACAAGGAGCGTCAGTTCTCCGAGCGGTTCTATGGCCGCTTCGAACGTCGTATCCCGATCGGCTTCGAAGTCGCGGAGGACAAGATCGCCGCCGATTTCCGCAACGGCGTACTGTCCGTGAGCTTGCCGAAATCCGAGAAGGCGCAGAACAAGGCAAAGCGCATCCCCATCGGCGGCAAGGGCACCAAGCACTAGAACAGAGCTGCCGGGCGCGGGCCGCGCACGCCTCTGAATCAAATGGATAGAGCATGATGTCGTCCGAAAACCGCTTCACACTTTTTCGGCATCATGCTCTAGCCGGCGGATTTGGCGCCGGTCGCAAGGAGGCCTCTTGAGAATCTCGCAGCCTTCGGCAAGATGGCGGCAAGGCTGGGAGCGCAAGGATGAGCAAGGCCATTTCCGCCGCACCGCCGCGCAAAACGCCGATGGCGCTGACCGAGGCGCTGGTGGCGCGCACCTCGCGCGCGGTCGAGGATGCCGGGCCGACGCCGGGCATGGTCTATATGACCGACCAGGACTATGCGCGTTTTCGTGACGAGATCATGGCCTCGGCACCGGTTGGGCCGCTGAAACTGTTCGCCTATGGCTCGCTGCTGTGGAAACCGGCGGGGGAGGTGCGGGGTGGCGAGCATGCGGTGGCGCGAGGCTGGCACCGGTCGTTCTGCTTCACGGTGCAGCGCTTTCGCGGCACGCTCGATCAGCCAGGCCTGATGATGGCGCTCGACCGCGGCGGCCAGTGCCAGGGCATGGTGTTCGAGATCGCCGAACCTGTTGCCGCCAATCTGGAGGCGCTGCTGCGCCGCGAAATGACCATCCTGCCCGCCGTCAACGTGCCGCGCTGGCTGCGGGTCAGCACCGAAGGCGGGCCGTGCCTGGCGCTGGGTTTCGTGGTCGATTCCGCCAATCCGCGCTATGCCGGCAAGCTCGACAAGCAGGCGGTCGCGGCGACGTTGGCCAGAGCCGTCGGCCATTGGGGCTCGGGCGCTGAGTATCTGTTCGAGACGATCCGCCATCTCGACGCCTGCGGTATCCGCGACCGCAATCTGTGGCAATTGCAGGAACTGGTGGCGCAGGAAATTGGCCGCACCCACGTCCGCTGAAAAACCGGAGCCGGCGCCGCGCGAATGCGTCTGCGTGAACAGGAAATAGCTGACGACCGCCGAAGGGCGGGGGGCGGGGTATCGACGGTCGCCTGAGCGGAAGAGGCCATGGATTGAGCAAACTACGTTGCGGCAGGCCCTTACCTATAATACCTGATTTGGCCAAGATGAACAGCCTGTTCGTCCGGTTGGACGAAGCCGCTGTCAACGGGTGAAGGCGATCGCGTCCAGCGCCGAAGGAACTATGTTGGCTTTGCCGTCCATCTCACCGATATTCCTGTCGCTCCAATCTTCCACTTGACGAACATATATCCCTGCGGTTATACGTCAACCAATAGCCAATGGGTTATCGATTTCGGATGCCAGACGCTCATGACATGCTCTTCAGGACGCTCGCCGACCCGACCAGGCGGGCGATCTTCGAACGGCTGTGCCGCCAGGGAGAGCAGACGGTCGGGGCACTGACGAGCCAGTCCGGCGTCTCGCAGCCGGCGGTGTCGAAGCATCTCGGCTTGCTGAAGCAGGCCGGGCTGGTGCGCGACCGGCATGAAGGTCGCCAGACGCATTACAGCGCGCAGCTTGCCGCGCTGGCGCCGCTGATGGACTGGACGCGTGAGATGGCGGGGTTCTGGGAAAGCCGGTTCGACGACCTCGAGGATTTGCTCAAAAGGATGGACCAGTGAACGATAGTGCCCAGGAGACCCGCACTGTCGTCGTCGAGCGGGAAGTCTCCCATCCACCTGAAAAACTCTGGCGCGCGCTGACGCAACCGCATCTGATCGAGGAGTGGCTGATGAAGAATGATTTCAATCCGGTCGTCGGCCATCGCTTCAACCTCCGCGGCGACTGGGGCGGCGTGCTGGATTGCGAGGTGCTTGCCGTCGAGCCGCACAAGACGCTGTCCTACAGCTGGAACCTCGCGCACCAGGATCCGGCTTTCGATCTCAGGAGCGTGGTGACTTTCACGCTCACCCCAACGTCGACGGGAACCCATCTGCGCATGGAGCAGGCCGGTTTCCGGCCCGACCAGAGACGGGCCTATGGCGGCGCCAAGGTGGGGTGGCCGCAATTCCTGGAGAAGCTGGAAGAGCTTCTGGCGCGGACCGACTGAGGTCTCCGGCCAGGCCGAATGCCACACAGCGGTAGTAAAGGGCGGTCCTCCGCCAGCAAAACCTATGGAGAAAAAGCGATGAAACTCAAACTGACCAGCATCTATGTCGACGATCAGGAAAAGGCGCTCGCCTTCTATACCGATGTGCTCGGCCTCACCAAAAAGGCCGATTTCAGCAACGGTCCGTTCCGCTGGCTGACGGTCGTCTCGGCCGAAGAGCCCGACGGGACCGAATTGCAGCTGGCGCTGAATGACAATCCGGCGGCCAAGGCCTACCAGCAGGCGATCTTCAAGCAGGGACAGCCGGCGCTGATGCTCTTCACCGACGACATCAAGGGCGATCACGAGCGCATCAAGGCGAATGGAGGTGCCTTCGCCATGGCGCCGACCGCGGTGACCGGCTCGACCATCGCGCAGGTGAATGATGGCTGCGGCAATCTCGTCCAGATCACAGAGCTGGCGCGCTGGTAGGGCGCCGGGTTTCAACGCATAGTGCAAAGGAGGCAGAATTGGACTGGAGCAAATGGATACGGCAGGCGCATCGCTGGCTGTCGATTATTTTCACGATCACCGTCGCCGCGAACTTCGCCACCATGGCGTTCGGGCAGCCGCCCGCCTGGCTGGTCTATTCGCCGCTCCTGCCGCTGTTCCTTTTGCTGTTCAGCGGC
Coding sequences within:
- a CDS encoding cation:proton antiporter — its product is MIHLTATRSHGAAVAFSLAILVLASAASDALAAQPAGHASGMGGSAEGLFVAEIVLLLLVGRGLGEIFQRYRQPAIMGQLIGGILLGPSLFGWLWPDAQHLIFSTDPAQKSMIDAVSQLGILLLLLLTGMETDLRLVRRVGAACFSISITGVVLPFACGFALAQVLPDSLLPEPTERIVAGLFLGTALSISSVKIVAMVVREMNFMRRNLGQIIVSSAIIEDTIGWLVIAVTFGIATNGSLQVLPLVLTVAEVALFMLFSFTIGRRLVFTLIRWSNDSFRSEYAVISVILIIMGVMALITNLIGVHTVLGAFVAGILVGESPILSDHIEGQLRGVITALFMPVFFGMAGLSADLTVLADPTLALLTLALVLIASIGKFSGAFLGGRLSGMSLKEATAVGSAMNARGSTEVIVASIGLSMNILSHNLFTMIVTMAVITTLAMPPMLRWALGRLPVGNAEKQRVDRELLDERGFVSKLERLLLLVDDSPVGKFTAYLAGLVGGGSGMPTTLLHLEGGELPGPVRDKGPEQASRQVKKGAARSARAVRKAEDTPVDKVHLTARTELEATTETIAAEARKGYGLLLVGLDNAMTDKGTFSGTLKDITSGFDGPLCLVLNGAKSSGKMPLLRAGATILVPVNGTEVARRAADFALALARPHRARVKALYVSQARKGSRPSTVSHRREEAVLKDVADLADRYGVAVETAIRTRATPDRAIAREVTKGAAMVVMGVTQRPGDELFFGDTATAVLAAVACPVVLLASDRVRRTEAGAEEAETGA
- a CDS encoding DUF2270 domain-containing protein codes for the protein MNDAPATPVGRPLSSGELVTVMSHFHRAEIARMAGWRDRLDRTSNWAITVVAAMLSVSLSTASAHHGVLLFAMLLVLLLLWIEARRYRFFDVYRARVRQFERHYFAQIFSPQPDFASDWLLVVGESLRTPKFLVSQRVALARRLRRNYLHMMLILLLAWILKLSTPSLIDQAAPVGFVGTLREAVGAAALGPIPGVAIVAAIALLYAGLLAAAFLTPGDDGELSFGDVHV
- a CDS encoding Hsp20/alpha crystallin family protein, whose product is MTIRDLMPWSRDTSQSATRFREGDPDPFMGLHREMSRLVDDMFRGFDSRLPSMGRFSLAGTGWPSVEISETDKELRVTAEIPGMEEKDVEVLLDDGVLTLRGEKHAETEDKERQFSERFYGRFERRIPIGFEVAEDKIAADFRNGVLSVSLPKSEKAQNKAKRIPIGGKGTKH
- a CDS encoding gamma-glutamylcyclotransferase; the protein is MSKAISAAPPRKTPMALTEALVARTSRAVEDAGPTPGMVYMTDQDYARFRDEIMASAPVGPLKLFAYGSLLWKPAGEVRGGEHAVARGWHRSFCFTVQRFRGTLDQPGLMMALDRGGQCQGMVFEIAEPVAANLEALLRREMTILPAVNVPRWLRVSTEGGPCLALGFVVDSANPRYAGKLDKQAVAATLARAVGHWGSGAEYLFETIRHLDACGIRDRNLWQLQELVAQEIGRTHVR
- a CDS encoding ArsR/SmtB family transcription factor; the protein is MPDAHDMLFRTLADPTRRAIFERLCRQGEQTVGALTSQSGVSQPAVSKHLGLLKQAGLVRDRHEGRQTHYSAQLAALAPLMDWTREMAGFWESRFDDLEDLLKRMDQ
- a CDS encoding SRPBCC family protein, which codes for MNDSAQETRTVVVEREVSHPPEKLWRALTQPHLIEEWLMKNDFNPVVGHRFNLRGDWGGVLDCEVLAVEPHKTLSYSWNLAHQDPAFDLRSVVTFTLTPTSTGTHLRMEQAGFRPDQRRAYGGAKVGWPQFLEKLEELLARTD
- a CDS encoding VOC family protein; the protein is MKLKLTSIYVDDQEKALAFYTDVLGLTKKADFSNGPFRWLTVVSAEEPDGTELQLALNDNPAAKAYQQAIFKQGQPALMLFTDDIKGDHERIKANGGAFAMAPTAVTGSTIAQVNDGCGNLVQITELARW